ACGACGACCAGCGCCAGCCCCAGGGCGATCTGCCATGCCGGCAGACCGAGGTTCAGCTCACCGGCCAATCGCCGCGAGCGCCCGCGCGACAGGCGCAAGACCAGCCACAGGGGCAACAGGCAGCCCAGCGCCAGGTTCAGCAGGCTTTCGAACTGGCCATAGAGCAGTACCCAGGAAACGCGTGCGTTGGCGAAGGCCCACTCATGGAACGGCAGGCTCAGGTAGGACAGCGCCGTGCTCGCGATAACGGTGAAGACGAGGTAGAGCACGACGAAACCGGCCAGGAGCACGCCGATCGGCTGGAACCTGGCCACGTCATAGCGCTCGCGCAGGTGGTGCGCCAACAGCAGCACGGCCGCCGCGTGGAGGATCAGCCCGCCGGCCCAGTTGGCCAGCATCATCGGCAGGAATTGCTCCAGGCGATCCCGGAAACCGCCTAGGTCCATGAGCCACTGCGAGCCGACGGTGCCGAGCAAGAGCAGCGCGGATGCAAGCATCATCGCACCGACGAACTGCAGCGGCTGCCGGTTCCCGGGCAAGGCCGAGTCCGCTGGCGGAGCCAGTTCGGCGAGAGGAGTGGCAAAGGGGTTATCGGTGGTCATGGTCGGCATCCTTGTCGAATCCGGCGCTTGGCACGGAACCCGTCCAGCCTACCAGCCCGCAGCGGATACGCCACGGGAGCGGTCCGCAGATTTTCCGCAGGCAAAAAAAAGGCCGCTAAAGCAGCGGCCTTGAGACAGACGTCGATCTGGAGCAATCAAGAATCGGCGTCGGGAAGCTTGCCGGCGGTGAGGCCGGGAACAGCGAACCGGGAAGATCGCACTGTTGGGTCAAGTATATTGACCGAAAAGACAGGAATACAGAGCACCCACAAGGAAAGACTGTTGCAGCTTTTGTAAAAGACGAATTTCGGCCCGGCAAAAAAAACGCCGCATGTCTTATGCGGCGCAAGGCATTGAGAAGCCCGGCTCACGCTCCGGGCCTCCCGGGGGAAGCGATCGATCAGGAGTCGGAGCGGCTGTCGGCGGCGGCCTTGGCAGTCTGCTCGGCGGACTGGGCCTGCTGCTGAGCGATGGCTGCTTCGTTGGCCTTGACCAGTTTGTCGGTCATCAGGCGCGACTCTTCAGCGAAGCTCAGCTGAGTGAAGGACAGCGTGCAAACGGACAGCAGGGCAGCAACATAAAGCGAACGAGACATGGTGAAGATCCTTTCTGAACACCCGATTGGTCGGGGTTGGAGAAAGGTTACGGCGCAACAGTAAGTAGAAAAATAGCTAGCTAACCAACAAAGCGTTGCCTAAAAAGCAACAATCAACGGCGATCGTTCAAGAACCCCGATCCAGAGCGCCCCGTGGCGATCTGTCGCAGACAGGGTGCGGTTCAGGCCCAGTTGACCGGATCGTTGAGAACCGCTTCGTCGTCCTGGAACACCTTGGGCAACTCCTCCTTGAGGAACTCTACCCAGGTGCGGATCTTGGCATCGAGGAAACGCCGCGACGGGTACAGCGCATAGATCTGCCGCACGTGCAGGGTGTGCCGTGGCAACACGCGCACCAGCGTGCGGCGACGCAGCGCCGGCGCCGCGACATAGCTGGGCAGCAGACAGATGCCCATGCCCGCGCTGGCCGCACCGGTAAGCGCCTCGGCGACATTGACCATGAAGGTGTCGCGCGGGCGGATCACGCTCTCCTCGTTGCCTTCCTCGAAGGCCCAGCCTTCCGGGAAGGTCGGGTCCTGCAGACGCAGGCACTGGTGCTGGTGGAGGTCGGCAACGGTCTGCGGAATGCCGCGGCGCTTCAGGTATTCGGGACTGGCGCAGAGCACGCTGTGGATGGTGCCGAGAGTCTGGGCGACGAACTCGGAGTCGGGCAGTTCGCGGTCGCGAGTGATCACCACATCCTGGCCTTCTTCGAGGATATCCGGGTGGCGCTGGGCCAGGGTCAGCTCGATGTAGACTTCGGGGAAGGACTCGCAATAGCGCGAGATCAGCGGGATCAGATGCTGCTGGCCGAGACCGGTCAGCGAGTGCACGCGCAGGCGGCCACGGGGGTTGAGGTGCGCGCCGCTGGCCTCGGCCTCGGCTTCATCGACATCGGCGAGGATTTCCCGGCAGCGCAGCAGGTAGCGCTCGCCGGTTTCGGTCAGCGCCAGGCGGCGGGTGGTGCGGTGCAGCAGGCGCGCTTCGAGTTGCGATTCGAGGTCGGAGACCACACGGGAAACCTGGGCGGTGGAAAGCCCGAGGGCGTTGGCGGCGGCGGTGAAGCTGCCGGCGTCCACCACCCGGACGAAGGCCCGCATTGCGTGAAGTACGTCCATGAGTCCCCCTGCTGTCCGGCACGCTGGAAGCCGTGGGGCATTGTTGCCCTCACCGCAAAACTGAATCGCAGTATAGGGCCGTTTTTTACATATTGTTACCGCGTATAGTGCCCGCCAAGTCGCTGCAGCGACGTTGGGCATACCCAGTCCATCGTACGGCTGCCGATACACCAATCGACAGCCATCTCCCCCGCGCATACCTGGCTGCAGCGACTGACTATTTCTCCAGGGGCGGCCTTCTTCGGAAGACCGCCCTTTTTCATGCCCGCGCTTCAGCGCGGCAGTGGGTAGAGGCGCTCGTCGAACTGGTCCAGGCGCACGAATTCCAGCGGCTGGTCGCTCTCCAGGTGCAGCAGGCGATCCTGGAACTGGCGCAGGAAGTCCACACGCGCATCGTTGCTGATGTACGGCACGTGCCAGGCCACGAACGGCGGCAGCACGCTCATGCCGGTATAGGCCAGGGTGCCTCGCAGGATCGGCCGCAGCATGTCTTCCAGCGGGCCGTGGATGGCACCCTCGCCGAACATGTGGTCGCGCCCGCCGAGGGTCACGCTCACCAGCGCCTTCTTGCCGGCCAGGCCGCCCTGGTCGTAGAAACGCTTGCCGCCGTAGCAGATGCCCGAGACCAGCACGCGATCGAACCAGCCCTTGAGGATGGCCGGCGCGGAGAACCAGTAGATCGGGAAGTTGAAGATCACCAGGTCCGCCCAGAGCAGCTTGTCCAGCTCGGCCTGGATGTCGGCGGCGATGGTCTGGCTCTTCGCGCCTTCGCGCTGCTCCAGCGCGTACACGAGGTAGTCCGGATTGCTGCGCGCACCGAAATCGGCGGCGCTGGCCACCGGGTTCCAGTTCATCGCATAGAGGTCCGAGACCTGCACCTCATGGCCCTGGCCACGCAGGGTTTCCTCGGCCAGTTTGAACAGTGCGGTGCTGAAGGACTGCGGTTCGTTGTGAGCGTGGACGATCAGTACGTTCATGTGGATTCCTGAAGGTTCGAACCTGCCGCTTTCCTGCGGGAAAAGCGGCAGTTATTCACAGCTGGATGGCTTTTAGCTCGACGAACTCGTGCAAGCCCTGCTCGCCCCATTCGCGGCCATTGCCGGATTGCTTGTAGCCGCCGAATGGCGCCCGGTAGTTGAAGGCACCACCGTTGACGAAGCATTGGCCGGCGCGCATCTGCCGGGCGAGCCGCAAGCCATCTTCGCGGTCGCCCGCCCACACGGCGCTGGACAGTCCGAACGGCGAGTCGTTGGCGATGGTGATCGCCTCGGCCTCGTCGGCATAGGGAATCAGGCACAGCACCGGACCGAAGATTTCCTCGCGGGCGATGCGCATCTGGTTGTTCACGCCGGCAAAGATCGTCGGCTGCACGTAATGTCCGCGCTCCAGATGAGCCGGACGCTCGGCGCCGCCGCAGGCCAGTTGCGCGCCCTCTTCCTGCCCGACGCGGATGTAATCGAGCACGGTGCGGCGCTGGCCGCCCGAGCACATCGGGCCGAGGAAGCTGTCGGCGTCCAGCGGGTCGCCCATCTTCAGCGCGAGGGCTTCGGCGCGGGCGATTTCCACGGCTTCGGCATAGCGATGGGCCGGCAGCAGCATGCGCGTCAGCGCGGTACAGGTCTGCCCGGAGTTGATCATCACGTCCTGCACGCCGTGGCGCACGGCGGCGGCCAGGTCGGCATCGGCGGTGATCAGCAACGGCGACTTGCCGCCCAGTTCCAGGCACACACGCTTGACCGTTGGCGCCGCTGCCTCGGAGACCTTGACCCCCGCGCCGGTGGAGCCAGTGAACGACACCATGTCCACGTCCGGGTGGCGCGCCAGGGCTTCGCCGACCTTGGAGCCGGGGCCGCTGACCAGGTTGAACACACCGGCAGGCAGGCCGATGGTGTGGACCATATCAGCCAGCAGGAAGGCGTGCAGCGGGGTGTCCTGGCTGGGCTTGACCACCACGGTACAGCCGGCGGCGAGGGCCGGGGCGAGCTTGCCGATCAACTGGTGCAGCGGGTAGTTCCAGGGGTTGATGAAGGCGCAAACGCCCACCGCCTCCTTCACGATCAGCGAATTGCCGACCTCGCGCACTTCGTCCATGTGCGCGGCCATCTCGGCGTAGCTTTCCAGGCCCTCGATCGGCCCGTCGACCTGCACCATGCGGCACCACTGCACCGGCATGCCCAGCTCGGCGGTGATCAGCGCGGCCATTTCCTCGGCGCGATTCTTCAGTTGCTCGGCCAGCGCGCGGATGTAGCCGGCGCGCACGTGGGACGGGGTCTGCGACCACGCCGGGAAGGCGCGGCGCGCGGCGTCCACCGCGCGGTTCACGTCCGCTTCGCCGCCCAGCGGCACGCGGCCGACGCATTCCTCGGTGGCCGGGTTCTGCACCTCGGCCATGCCCTGCCCCTGCGGCGCCACCCAGGCGCCGTCGATGTAGAGCTGGGTACGGTCATGCATAGCGTTTTTCCTTGAGCAGCTCGGCGGCGCACAGGGCAATACGGCGGCACGCTTCGCGCAGCGGTTCGGCGCCGAGCACCAGGCCGAGGCGGATGTGCCCGGCCGCGCTGGGGCCGAAGGCTTCGCCGGCGAGCACGGAGACGCCGTGGCGGTCCAGCAGCAGGTCGGCGAAGTCCTGGGCGGAAAGCCCGGTGGCGCGGATATCCACCATCACGAACATGCCGCCGTCCGGGCGCAGGGCGCGCACGCCGACACAGTCGGCCAGGCAATCGATCACCAGGTCGCGGCGCTGGCGATAGGCTTCGCGCATGGCTTCCAGTTCCGGCAGCTTCGCTTCGAGCGCGGTGCAGGCGGCGTCCTGGATGAAGTCCGGCGAGCCGTAGAGCATGCACAGCGCGAGGTTTTCCAGGTGCGTGCACAACTCGCGCGGGCCAACCACCCAGCCCACGCGCCAGCCAGTCATGGCGTGGGACTTGGACAGACTGTTGAGGGTCGCGGTGCGCTCGGCCATGCCCGGCAGGCTGGCGGGGCTGATGTGCTCGCCGTCGAACAGCAGCTCGCTGTAGACCTCATCGGAAATCATCCACAGGTCGTGGGTTATGCACAGCTCGGCCAGTTTTTCCCAGGTAGCGCGCGGCAGGCTGGCGCCGGAAGGGTTGTGCGGGCTGTTAATGGCCAGGGCGCGGGTGCGCGGGGTGATCAGCGCGGCGACGTCCTCGGCCTGCACGCGGAAGCCGTGCTCGGAGCGCACCGACACCGGGATCACCTTGGCGCCGCACGCGCCGAACACCGCTTCGTAGGTAACGTACATCGGCTCGGCGACAATCACCTCGTCGCCCGGGTTGAGCACGCACTGCGCCACGGCGTAGAGCGCGCACTGGGCGCCGGCCAGCACCACCACGTCATCGGCGCTGACGGCCTGGCCACTGCGCTGGCTGTGGCGGCGGGCGATGGCTTCGCGCAGCGAGCGCTTGCCGCGCACGTCGGCGTAGTGGGTGTTGCCACCCAGCAGGCTGTCGATGGCCGATTGCACGATGGGCGCCGGGGTATCGAAGTCCGGGTCGCCCACCGACAGCAGCAGTATGTCGTCGCCCTTCTCCATGCGCGCCAGGGCGCGGTAGTGAATGTCCCAGGCGGCGGCGCCGTCGCCGGCGATGCGTTGGGTGAAGTGTGAATATCGCATTCCATTCTCCTGAGCCTGTTCAAGGCCTGTCTGAGCGCCGCTCAGGCAAGGCGAAAGCAGGCGAAAAAGCGCAGTTTGGCGCGCCAAATGAGCATTTTGAGCCTGCTTTCAACGCAGCATGAGCAAGCGCAGGCAGGTATTGGACTGGCTCAGCGGGCGCAGGCGTGTTTCAGCTCGATAAGGGTGACGCCGGGATGGGCGAAGCCGGCGCGCAGGTCGCCCTCCAGTTCGTCCAGGCTCTGCGGCTGGCGCATCTCGCAGCCGTAGGCGCGGCCGAGCAAGGCGAAGTCCGGGTTGCGCGGCAGAACGCCGATGGGTTCGATGTCCAGGCCGATCATGTCGTCGCGGATCTGCCCCAGCGCATCGTTGTTCCACAGCAGCACCACCAGCGGGCTGTCCAGCTCTTCGGTGGCAGTGGCCAGTTCCTGGGCGGTGTAGAGGAAGCCGCCGTCGCCCACCAGCACCAGGCCCGGACGCTCCGGCGCGCCGAACTTGGCGCCGATGCCGGCGGGCACGCCGTAGCCGAGGGTGCCGTAGCCGGTGGGGTGCAGCCAGCCGCGCGGGGCCTTGCTCGGGTACAGGTAGTTGGCGGTGTAGGCCAACTGGGTCATGTCGCTGGCGATGAAGGCGTTGTCCGGCAGCACCTTGGCGATACGCTCGAGGATCGACTGGTGGATCCGTTGCAACGGCGCGTGGCCGGCGTCGATCTGCGCGCGCAGCTCGGCGATGCGCGACTGTGCCTTTGCCGCGTCACGGGCCGCGCCCGGCAATGCGGCGAGCAGCGCCTCGGCGGTGGCCTTGGCGTCGCCCAGCAGCGCCACGGCGCTCGGGTAGAAGTCGTTGAACTTGCGCGAATCGATGTCGACGCGAATCACCTCGCCGGTGAGCGGCAGGCGCTCGCGCCAGTAGTCGGTGTCGGCCATTTCGGTGCCGATGGCGAGGACCACATCGGCCTCGGCGATCATGTCCCAACCGGCCTGGGTGCACAGCGTGGCGCCCGCGGACAGCGGCGCTTCCGGCGCCAGCAGGCCCTTGCCGGCGACGCTGGTGAACAGCGGTGCGGCCAGGCGCTCGCTCAGCGCGGCCAGGGTATCGGCGGCATGCAGCGCGCCGCCGCCGGCGATGATCATCGGGCGCTGGGCGGCCTGGAGTTTATCCACAGCCTGCTTGAGCGCTTCGCTGCTGGGCTGGCCACGGCCGGCGCGGCGCACGACTTCGTTGGTCCAGTCGCGGGCGACCGGGTTGGCCAGCACGTCCAGCGGCACGGAGATATGCACCGGACGCGGGCGCTCGCTGTCGAACACGGCGTAGGCGCGGGCGATCAGCTCGGGCAAATCCTCGGCGCTCAAGGCGACGGCGGAGAACGCGGTGATCGGCGCGGTCATCGCGCGCTGGTCCTGGGTCTCGTGCAGGCAGCCCCAGCCCTTACCCAGGCTGGCGGTGTGGTTGACGCTGGAGATCACCAGCATCGGGATCGAGTCGGCATAGGCCTGGCCGATGGCGGTGGCGGCGTTGGTCACCCCTGGGCCGGTGATGATGAAGGCCACGCCCGGCTTGCCGCTGACCCGCGCATAACCGTCGGCCATGAAGCCGGCGCCCTGCTCGTGGCGAGTCAGCACATGGCGGATGCCGCTACCGGGCAGGCCGCGGTACAGCTCCAGGGTGTGCACGCCGGGAATGCCGAACACGGTGTCGACGCCGTAGTTGGCCAGCAGGCGTACCAGGGCCTGGCCGCCGGTGAGGGTCTTGTCGTTTTGCATGAACGATCTCCCGAATTGTTCTTCGGCGGATAACCGCGAGCGGTTATTCGCCCTACTCGTTGGGGTCGACGCCGAAGGTCCGGCGTGCGCCGCATTTTTGCTTTTCGTAGGACCGAGGGGGGCGCCTAGCCCTTGCTCGCTCCTACAGGGACGTGCGTTTCATTCGGCGGTACGGATCAGCGCGTCCACCGCCACGGCGCCTTCGGCGTCCGCCAGCAGCGGGTTCACGTCCAGTTCCAGCAGGCTGTCCACGTGTTCGCAGGCGTAGTCGGCCACCGCGCGGATGGCCTCCACCACGGCGTCCAGGTTCACCGCCGGGCGGCCACGGAAGCCGGTGAGCAACGGCGCGCTGCGCAGGCTCAGCAGGGCATCGCGGATCGCCGCGCCGGTGGTCGGCAGCAGCAGGCTGCGGCTGTCCTTGAGCAGCTCGACGAGGATGCCGCCGGCGCCCAGCACCAGTGCCAGCCCGAAACCGTTCTCGCGCTTGATGCCAACGATCAGCTCGGCCAGCGGCGGGCTGGCCATGCGCTCCAGCAGCACCTGCTCGAAGGGCACGCCGGGCGCGTGGCGGGCGAGGTTTTCGCGCATGTCGAACAGCGCCGCTTCCAGCGCTGCCTCGTTGCGCAGGTTGAGCGCCACGCCGCCTGCCTCGGTCTTGTGCGGCAGTTGCGCGCTGACCACTTTCAGCGCCAGCGGGAAGCCCACATCGGCAGCGGCTTCACGTGCCTGGGCCGGCGTGCTCAACGCGGCGCGCGGCAGCGGCAGGCCGAAGGGCTTGAGCGCCTGCTTGGACTGCCACTCATCGAGCAGCCGTCCCTGGCTGTCGAGAGTCTGCGGGCACACCGGCACCAGAGCCGCTTCGCCACGGGCCAGCAGCGCTTCGCGACGCTGCCGGTAGTGAGCGATGCGGCCCCAGGCCGCCAGGCCATCTTCCACGCCCTGCAACGCGGCAACGCCACGGGCGTGCAGCAGTTCGCGGGCGTGTTCGGGCAGCAGTTCCGGCAAGGCGGAGGCGATGAAGCCGACCTTGCCGTGGCGCTCCAGCGCCGCACAGTAGAGCTCCAGCAGCAGGTCGCACTGCGGGCGTTCGCCGGTTTCCTCGCCGGGGTAGTCCAGCACCAGCAGGGCGGCGTCGGCGCCGGTCTGCAGGGCGCTGTCCAGCATGCGCTGCAACGCCGGGCCGTCGCCCCAGATGGCGGTGGTGAAGTCCAGCGGGTTGGCGATGTTGGCGTAGTCCGGCAGCACCCGGGCCAGCTCGGCACGCTGCGCGTCGACCAGCTTGGGCAGGGCCAGGCCGTTGCGTTCGGCGTAGTCGGCGATCAGCCCGGCATCACCGCCGGAGCAGGCCAGCGCGGCCAGGCTCGGGCCGGCCGGCAGGTTGCCGCAGGCGGCCGCCTTGAGGGTTTCGATGAAGCTCACCGGGCCGCTGACGCGGATCACGCCGAGACGCTCGAAGAGCGCGTCGTACAGCGCATCGGAGCCGGCCAGCGAGCTGGTGTGGCTGAGCGCGAGTTCGGCGCCAATCTGCGACACGCCGGTCTTCAGCGCGATCACCGGGATGCCCTTCTGCAATGCCTTGAAGGCCGCGCGGGCGAAGCCGGGGACGTTCTTCAGGCCTTCCAGGTGCAGGCCGATGGCGGTGACACGCGGCTCGTCGAGCAGCACATCCATCAGTTCGGCCACACCCAGTTGCGCCTGGTTGCCCACCGAGGCCATGTAGGCGATGGGCAGCGAGCGGTCGCTCATGGACAGGTTGTAGGCGAAGTTGCCGCTCTGGGTCAGCACCGCCACGCCCTTTTCCACCAGGTGCCCGCCGTGGGCCACCGGCCACAGCGCTGCGCCGTGCAGGTAGTCGAGCAGACCGTAGCAGTTGGGGCCGAGCAGGGCCATGTCGCCGGCGCTGGCGAGCAGGCGGCGCTGCAAGGCTTCGCCCTCGGCACCGGTCTCGGCGAAGCCGGAGGCATAGCAGATGGCACCACCAGCATCCCTGGCGGCCAGCTCGGCCACGGCTTGCACAGTCAGGTCGCGGTTGGTGGCGACGAACACTGCGTCCGGCCCCTCGGGCAGTTCGGCGATGCTGCGTACGCAGGGCACGCCTTCGAGTTCGTCGTATTGCGGGTTGACCAGCCACATCTCCCCGGCGAAACCGCCCTCGGCGCAGCGCTTGAGCGCGCGCGCCATGCTGCGGCCGCCGATGAAGGCCAGGTGCCGGGGCGCCAGCAGGCGTTGCAGGTTTTCGCGTTTCATCGCAGT
The Pseudomonas triclosanedens DNA segment above includes these coding regions:
- a CDS encoding NAD(P)H-dependent oxidoreductase; protein product: MNVLIVHAHNEPQSFSTALFKLAEETLRGQGHEVQVSDLYAMNWNPVASAADFGARSNPDYLVYALEQREGAKSQTIAADIQAELDKLLWADLVIFNFPIYWFSAPAILKGWFDRVLVSGICYGGKRFYDQGGLAGKKALVSVTLGGRDHMFGEGAIHGPLEDMLRPILRGTLAYTGMSVLPPFVAWHVPYISNDARVDFLRQFQDRLLHLESDQPLEFVRLDQFDERLYPLPR
- a CDS encoding aldehyde dehydrogenase family protein, with the protein product MHDRTQLYIDGAWVAPQGQGMAEVQNPATEECVGRVPLGGEADVNRAVDAARRAFPAWSQTPSHVRAGYIRALAEQLKNRAEEMAALITAELGMPVQWCRMVQVDGPIEGLESYAEMAAHMDEVREVGNSLIVKEAVGVCAFINPWNYPLHQLIGKLAPALAAGCTVVVKPSQDTPLHAFLLADMVHTIGLPAGVFNLVSGPGSKVGEALARHPDVDMVSFTGSTGAGVKVSEAAAPTVKRVCLELGGKSPLLITADADLAAAVRHGVQDVMINSGQTCTALTRMLLPAHRYAEAVEIARAEALALKMGDPLDADSFLGPMCSGGQRRTVLDYIRVGQEEGAQLACGGAERPAHLERGHYVQPTIFAGVNNQMRIAREEIFGPVLCLIPYADEAEAITIANDSPFGLSSAVWAGDREDGLRLARQMRAGQCFVNGGAFNYRAPFGGYKQSGNGREWGEQGLHEFVELKAIQL
- a CDS encoding 5-guanidino-2-oxopentanoate decarboxylase, yielding MQNDKTLTGGQALVRLLANYGVDTVFGIPGVHTLELYRGLPGSGIRHVLTRHEQGAGFMADGYARVSGKPGVAFIITGPGVTNAATAIGQAYADSIPMLVISSVNHTASLGKGWGCLHETQDQRAMTAPITAFSAVALSAEDLPELIARAYAVFDSERPRPVHISVPLDVLANPVARDWTNEVVRRAGRGQPSSEALKQAVDKLQAAQRPMIIAGGGALHAADTLAALSERLAAPLFTSVAGKGLLAPEAPLSAGATLCTQAGWDMIAEADVVLAIGTEMADTDYWRERLPLTGEVIRVDIDSRKFNDFYPSAVALLGDAKATAEALLAALPGAARDAAKAQSRIAELRAQIDAGHAPLQRIHQSILERIAKVLPDNAFIASDMTQLAYTANYLYPSKAPRGWLHPTGYGTLGYGVPAGIGAKFGAPERPGLVLVGDGGFLYTAQELATATEELDSPLVVLLWNNDALGQIRDDMIGLDIEPIGVLPRNPDFALLGRAYGCEMRQPQSLDELEGDLRAGFAHPGVTLIELKHACAR
- a CDS encoding pyridoxal phosphate-dependent aminotransferase, giving the protein MRYSHFTQRIAGDGAAAWDIHYRALARMEKGDDILLLSVGDPDFDTPAPIVQSAIDSLLGGNTHYADVRGKRSLREAIARRHSQRSGQAVSADDVVVLAGAQCALYAVAQCVLNPGDEVIVAEPMYVTYEAVFGACGAKVIPVSVRSEHGFRVQAEDVAALITPRTRALAINSPHNPSGASLPRATWEKLAELCITHDLWMISDEVYSELLFDGEHISPASLPGMAERTATLNSLSKSHAMTGWRVGWVVGPRELCTHLENLALCMLYGSPDFIQDAACTALEAKLPELEAMREAYRQRRDLVIDCLADCVGVRALRPDGGMFVMVDIRATGLSAQDFADLLLDRHGVSVLAGEAFGPSAAGHIRLGLVLGAEPLREACRRIALCAAELLKEKRYA
- a CDS encoding acetate--CoA ligase family protein translates to MKRENLQRLLAPRHLAFIGGRSMARALKRCAEGGFAGEMWLVNPQYDELEGVPCVRSIAELPEGPDAVFVATNRDLTVQAVAELAARDAGGAICYASGFAETGAEGEALQRRLLASAGDMALLGPNCYGLLDYLHGAALWPVAHGGHLVEKGVAVLTQSGNFAYNLSMSDRSLPIAYMASVGNQAQLGVAELMDVLLDEPRVTAIGLHLEGLKNVPGFARAAFKALQKGIPVIALKTGVSQIGAELALSHTSSLAGSDALYDALFERLGVIRVSGPVSFIETLKAAACGNLPAGPSLAALACSGGDAGLIADYAERNGLALPKLVDAQRAELARVLPDYANIANPLDFTTAIWGDGPALQRMLDSALQTGADAALLVLDYPGEETGERPQCDLLLELYCAALERHGKVGFIASALPELLPEHARELLHARGVAALQGVEDGLAAWGRIAHYRQRREALLARGEAALVPVCPQTLDSQGRLLDEWQSKQALKPFGLPLPRAALSTPAQAREAAADVGFPLALKVVSAQLPHKTEAGGVALNLRNEAALEAALFDMRENLARHAPGVPFEQVLLERMASPPLAELIVGIKRENGFGLALVLGAGGILVELLKDSRSLLLPTTGAAIRDALLSLRSAPLLTGFRGRPAVNLDAVVEAIRAVADYACEHVDSLLELDVNPLLADAEGAVAVDALIRTAE
- a CDS encoding LysR family transcriptional regulator, with translation MDVLHAMRAFVRVVDAGSFTAAANALGLSTAQVSRVVSDLESQLEARLLHRTTRRLALTETGERYLLRCREILADVDEAEAEASGAHLNPRGRLRVHSLTGLGQQHLIPLISRYCESFPEVYIELTLAQRHPDILEEGQDVVITRDRELPDSEFVAQTLGTIHSVLCASPEYLKRRGIPQTVADLHQHQCLRLQDPTFPEGWAFEEGNEESVIRPRDTFMVNVAEALTGAASAGMGICLLPSYVAAPALRRRTLVRVLPRHTLHVRQIYALYPSRRFLDAKIRTWVEFLKEELPKVFQDDEAVLNDPVNWA